Proteins encoded in a region of the Pseudobacteroides sp. genome:
- the cas8a1 gene encoding type I-B CRISPR-associated protein Cas8b1/Cst1: MVTIRLADWLYNAGAIGLVNILQHAEDNIFINGPEISFKEDVLENFEEKYFRYFIDTYENTMVYSKVCGKIEKLLSIEIDDSVKEEVEKDIEFIKSKMKNSAYKEHVSVLDFKRLEKPSKKQLQINSSFLIELKEILSREKDHILRSECTGFYDQKSKASKAPNAIIDKYINTNMLEIESNAREIFSYLSTEIDSDFRCFSCGRTIKKIEKGLSFLNRMFFDTSRKTSHVWNFNSDIEICPICKIVYYCIPAGFTTIYGNGIFINENHSVVNSQRINYTIKHEILNNADSKGIYNAFGTMIRALHESINDSKRYELSDIQVVRYEDEKYRFNLLSKNVLKVLFDSKDELNTLIKTGFQEINTFFRLYDEVMKKLLNNENLFCLIHKAIVIRMSNQQDAKYNEIHIRNMLNINLKYMKGVGYMGDTERDIVKIASVAGYHLREAYKSKNSDNKLNGISYRLLNALKTNNKSMFMDTLLNCYLYTNKPVPMFVTECLGDDNTFKTLGYAFVTGLIDGKKNENTNGGDK, from the coding sequence ATGGTTACAATAAGGCTTGCTGATTGGCTTTACAATGCCGGAGCTATTGGGTTAGTAAACATATTACAGCATGCAGAAGATAATATTTTCATTAATGGTCCTGAGATATCATTTAAAGAGGACGTTTTGGAGAACTTTGAAGAAAAATACTTCCGATATTTTATAGATACATATGAAAATACAATGGTGTATTCAAAAGTGTGCGGTAAAATTGAAAAACTATTAAGTATTGAAATTGACGATTCAGTGAAAGAGGAAGTAGAAAAGGATATAGAGTTTATAAAATCTAAAATGAAAAATTCAGCATATAAGGAGCATGTTAGTGTACTGGATTTTAAGAGGCTGGAAAAGCCAAGTAAAAAGCAATTGCAAATTAACAGTAGTTTTTTGATAGAATTAAAAGAAATATTGTCAAGAGAAAAAGATCATATATTGAGGTCGGAATGTACTGGATTCTATGATCAAAAGTCAAAGGCAAGTAAGGCTCCTAATGCAATTATTGATAAATATATTAATACAAATATGTTAGAAATAGAATCAAATGCTCGTGAAATATTTAGTTATTTATCTACTGAGATAGACTCTGATTTCAGGTGTTTTTCATGTGGTAGGACAATAAAAAAAATTGAGAAAGGGTTAAGCTTCTTAAACAGAATGTTTTTTGATACATCAAGAAAGACATCTCATGTATGGAATTTTAATAGTGATATAGAAATATGTCCTATATGTAAAATAGTATATTATTGTATTCCAGCTGGGTTTACAACAATATATGGAAATGGAATATTCATAAACGAAAACCATAGTGTGGTTAACTCACAAAGAATCAATTACACTATTAAACATGAAATTTTAAATAATGCCGATTCCAAAGGCATATATAATGCATTTGGAACAATGATCAGAGCATTGCATGAGAGTATAAATGACAGTAAAAGATATGAGCTTTCAGACATACAGGTGGTTCGATATGAAGATGAGAAATACAGATTCAATTTACTTTCTAAAAACGTACTCAAGGTGCTATTTGATTCAAAGGATGAGTTAAATACTCTAATAAAAACGGGGTTTCAAGAAATTAATACATTTTTCAGACTTTATGATGAGGTCATGAAAAAGCTGTTGAATAATGAAAACCTGTTCTGCCTCATACATAAAGCGATTGTTATAAGGATGTCAAATCAACAGGATGCAAAGTATAACGAGATACATATAAGAAATATGCTCAATATTAATTTGAAATACATGAAAGGAGTCGGATATATGGGGGATACAGAAAGAGATATTGTTAAAATAGCAAGTGTAGCGGGTTACCATTTAAGGGAAGCTTATAAATCAAAGAATTCGGACAATAAACTAAATGGTATTTCTTACAGATTGCTAAATGCATTAAAGACAAATAACAAAAGTATGTTTATGGACACGCTACTGAACTGCTATTTATATACAAACAAGCCGGTGCCAATGTTTGTTACAGAATGTTTAGGCGATGATAATACATTCAAAACCCTTGGTTATGCTTTTGTAACAGGGCTTATTGATGGCAAAAAAAATGAAAACACAAATGGAGGAGATAAATAA
- the cas6 gene encoding CRISPR-associated endoribonuclease Cas6, which translates to MRLKCDFKAEKLPLSHNMLFVSLIKDALKKSDTGYFNRLYSFNGKTNKKSKNFCFSVKMHQYEIEGDIVLIKDRISLLVSSPDTEFIVYLYNGLLKISEFSYKDYNLIKGGISMVKEKEVNSGDVVFKTVSPICVKNNENYFMKIEDEGFERELNYIAGKVLENYRGEGLREKLVFQSVKMKNVVVRQELREFEEKTGKSYLYVNSYEGIFKLSGNIHDLKDLYSLGLGFKRNQGFGMLEVVY; encoded by the coding sequence TTGAGGCTTAAATGTGATTTTAAGGCTGAAAAATTACCGTTGTCCCATAATATGTTATTTGTAAGTCTGATTAAAGATGCCTTGAAAAAATCCGATACCGGTTATTTTAATAGGCTATACTCCTTCAATGGCAAGACAAATAAGAAAAGCAAGAATTTTTGCTTTTCAGTAAAAATGCATCAGTATGAGATTGAGGGGGATATTGTTTTAATTAAGGACAGAATTTCCCTTCTTGTTAGTTCCCCGGATACAGAATTTATAGTCTATCTTTATAATGGGCTTCTTAAAATTTCCGAGTTCTCTTATAAGGATTATAATCTAATTAAGGGTGGCATCTCAATGGTAAAGGAAAAAGAAGTAAACTCTGGGGATGTAGTTTTCAAAACTGTTTCACCAATCTGTGTAAAAAATAATGAGAATTATTTTATGAAGATTGAGGATGAAGGATTTGAAAGGGAGCTCAACTATATTGCCGGAAAGGTTTTAGAGAATTACCGGGGAGAGGGACTTAGGGAAAAGCTTGTATTCCAGAGTGTAAAGATGAAAAATGTTGTGGTAAGGCAGGAATTAAGAGAGTTCGAGGAAAAAACAGGGAAAAGCTACCTTTATGTAAACTCTTATGAAGGTATATTCAAACTAAGTGGGAACATACATGATCTGAAGGATTTGTATTCTTTGGGGCTTGGATTTAAGCGAAATCAAGGATTTGGAATGTTGGAAGTAGTTTATTAG
- a CDS encoding WYL domain-containing transcriptional regulator, with protein sequence MSQIGNALSMYFLLRSRGKMKTKELADILEIDKRTISRFRDELEIAGIYIDSFTGKHGGYKLSNKNIISECYISDQEYNSLLLIEKYLKDSKHIANKDITSLTEKINCVKKTGGISYDEFYNHLNKVTLSNVDHSVERKKLLDIHSASLCKNKLLIKYNSLSSGLTVRIVRPYATFEYKGDMYFAGFCEKKNTILDFKMCRITEYELLEERFEEDKNFDMKSFMSNCIGIYKGKEYRIKLKIKKPISQIIKEKIWVENQVVTDLDNGAVLFQAKMRGLEEIKTWILGMGSAVTVLEPEEIKVDIRNEIKKMTKIYL encoded by the coding sequence ATGAGTCAAATTGGTAATGCTTTAAGCATGTACTTTTTATTAAGATCCAGAGGTAAAATGAAAACAAAGGAACTGGCTGATATACTGGAAATTGATAAGAGAACTATCAGCAGATTTAGAGATGAGCTGGAGATTGCAGGGATATATATTGACTCTTTTACTGGCAAACATGGTGGATATAAACTGTCGAATAAAAACATAATATCTGAATGTTATATCTCTGATCAGGAATACAACTCACTTCTTCTTATCGAGAAATATCTCAAAGACAGCAAACATATAGCAAATAAGGATATCACATCATTAACAGAAAAGATCAATTGCGTAAAAAAGACTGGAGGCATATCTTATGATGAATTCTATAACCATCTGAATAAAGTTACTCTGTCTAATGTAGACCATTCGGTTGAGAGAAAGAAACTTCTTGATATTCATTCAGCTTCTCTTTGTAAAAACAAATTGCTTATTAAATACAATTCTTTAAGTTCAGGATTAACAGTACGAATAGTGAGACCATATGCAACATTCGAATATAAAGGAGATATGTATTTTGCAGGTTTTTGTGAGAAGAAAAATACAATTCTAGACTTTAAGATGTGCAGGATAACAGAATATGAGCTGCTGGAGGAGAGGTTTGAAGAAGACAAGAACTTTGATATGAAGAGCTTTATGAGTAATTGCATCGGTATTTATAAAGGTAAGGAGTACAGGATTAAACTAAAGATTAAAAAACCAATTTCTCAGATTATCAAGGAGAAAATATGGGTTGAGAACCAGGTTGTAACTGATTTGGACAATGGTGCAGTGCTTTTTCAGGCAAAAATGAGGGGATTGGAAGAAATAAAGACGTGGATACTTGGGATGGGAAGTGCTGTTACAGTTCTTGAGCCTGAAGAAATTAAAGTAGATATAAGGAATGAAATTAAAAAAATGACAAAAATTTATTTATAA
- the cas7i gene encoding type I-B CRISPR-associated protein Cas7/Cst2/DevR, protein MTNAMKPKGLVISMIFEAESANYGEGIGNVASLKKMARGNGEQYTYISRQALRYNIIEQIGEPLAMVKAEGNGDKKVIQFAPDSTIKDYPEIDFFGYMKTKKGEGSATRSAKVRLSNAVSLETFKGDLDFLTNKGLADRLNENMNIAQSEIHRSYYRYTIAADLDQIGIDDVDNVSIENCEKARRVNRLLDTVSLLYRDIRGRREDLKPLFAIGGVYDVKNPVFQNALEVKDNRVLVSTIEGVLFDLIKKDTYCGLIEGKFINDKEIKEKLKATSMPEFFNNIKGKVSEYYESC, encoded by the coding sequence ATGACAAATGCTATGAAACCAAAAGGATTAGTAATATCAATGATATTCGAAGCAGAAAGTGCCAATTACGGTGAAGGTATCGGCAATGTAGCATCTTTAAAAAAGATGGCTAGAGGGAATGGTGAGCAATATACTTACATATCAAGACAAGCTTTGCGTTACAACATTATAGAACAAATCGGAGAGCCTTTAGCTATGGTTAAGGCTGAAGGAAATGGAGATAAAAAGGTAATACAATTTGCTCCTGATTCAACTATAAAAGACTATCCGGAAATTGATTTTTTTGGATACATGAAAACAAAAAAGGGAGAAGGAAGTGCTACACGATCAGCAAAAGTAAGACTTTCAAATGCAGTTTCGCTGGAAACGTTCAAAGGAGACCTGGATTTTCTTACTAATAAAGGACTTGCAGATAGGCTCAATGAGAATATGAATATAGCTCAGTCAGAGATTCATAGATCATATTATAGATACACAATAGCAGCTGATCTTGATCAGATAGGTATTGATGATGTAGACAATGTAAGTATAGAAAATTGTGAAAAAGCCAGAAGGGTAAATAGATTATTGGATACTGTGTCACTTTTGTACAGAGATATCAGAGGAAGAAGAGAGGATTTAAAACCTTTGTTCGCAATAGGTGGAGTCTATGATGTGAAAAATCCTGTTTTTCAGAATGCTCTTGAAGTAAAGGATAATAGAGTGCTGGTTTCCACAATTGAAGGGGTATTATTTGATTTAATAAAAAAGGACACTTATTGTGGGCTTATAGAAGGTAAATTTATCAATGATAAAGAAATAAAAGAAAAATTAAAAGCTACTTCTATGCCTGAGTTCTTTAATAATATTAAAGGAAAGGTTAGCGAATATTATGAGAGCTGTTAG